In Agrobacterium tumefaciens, a single genomic region encodes these proteins:
- a CDS encoding phage terminase small subunit P27 family — translation MSTRGRKADLTAIDGGLSGVPKPPATLPPDMVAEWTIIATDMVQRKILTAPALGVLETYIVARWMVQECQKSLREHSPLVKTAHGMLKPNPAAGMLSKAMETVARLSAELGLTPAARSKQGFTPKNKPDRGAPDGLDL, via the coding sequence ATGAGCACGCGCGGACGGAAAGCTGATCTCACAGCTATAGACGGCGGTCTTAGTGGCGTTCCCAAACCGCCCGCGACATTACCCCCGGACATGGTCGCAGAATGGACAATCATCGCTACCGATATGGTGCAGCGGAAGATCCTGACCGCTCCCGCACTCGGTGTGCTGGAGACCTACATCGTTGCCCGGTGGATGGTGCAAGAGTGCCAGAAATCTCTCAGAGAGCACAGCCCGCTGGTGAAGACAGCCCACGGCATGCTGAAACCTAACCCGGCCGCCGGCATGCTCTCGAAGGCAATGGAGACCGTTGCCCGATTGTCGGCAGAACTCGGCCTGACACCCGCCGCCCGCTCGAAGCAGGGTTTCACGCCGAAGAATAAGCCAGACAGAGGGGCACCCGATGGCCTCGACCTATAA
- a CDS encoding phage head closure protein produces the protein MRSGKLDRSITIQSFTSVPNEYGTPVSTWTDVATVRAQLIQSSTEEFLTGGASDETVVIFRTRFLSGVTGASRVLYQGGEFNIREVKEIGRRKGLELRCDRKVTV, from the coding sequence ATGAGATCGGGAAAGCTTGATCGCTCCATCACAATCCAGAGCTTCACCAGCGTGCCGAACGAATACGGAACGCCGGTCTCGACATGGACCGATGTTGCAACCGTGCGCGCCCAGCTGATCCAAAGCAGCACGGAAGAGTTCCTCACGGGCGGCGCCAGTGATGAGACTGTCGTCATTTTTCGCACGCGCTTCCTCTCAGGCGTCACCGGCGCGTCGCGTGTCCTGTATCAGGGTGGCGAGTTCAATATCCGCGAGGTGAAGGAGATCGGCCGCCGCAAGGGACTCGAGCTGCGCTGCGACCGCAAGGTGACAGTATGA
- a CDS encoding DUF3168 domain-containing protein: MTPELALQKAIRYRLSSTGDVVSLVPAASILDRNERPNPRPSIIIGEGQSVDEGESIARKLTRVYLDLHVWVEEPSTEISKRIAGTIRSAIQSAKLQLDPGFHCADCRVRGSRFLRDPDGKTSHAVLTVDALVQEVS, translated from the coding sequence ATGACCCCTGAACTCGCCCTGCAAAAAGCCATACGTTACAGGTTGTCATCCACCGGTGACGTCGTCTCGCTAGTCCCCGCTGCGTCGATCCTTGACCGCAATGAGCGGCCAAACCCGCGCCCGTCCATCATTATCGGCGAGGGGCAGTCCGTCGATGAAGGCGAGAGCATCGCTCGCAAGCTGACACGAGTCTATCTCGACCTGCATGTTTGGGTCGAGGAACCGTCTACCGAGATCAGCAAGCGCATCGCCGGCACGATACGGAGCGCGATTCAGAGCGCGAAGTTGCAACTTGATCCCGGCTTCCATTGCGCCGATTGCCGGGTGCGCGGTTCCCGTTTCCTACGCGATCCGGACGGCAAGACGTCGCACGCTGTTCTAACGGTCGATGCACTTGTGCAGGAGGTGTCATGA
- a CDS encoding HK97-gp10 family putative phage morphogenesis protein has protein sequence MVDDGGIGRIKQRLAMIPKNVRAAMVPELMKSGNDLAVTARILAPRDTGALQESITVTPGGSSTPPYSRPGGRVTVPELAVAVTAGNKDVRYAHLVEHGTQEATAQPFFWPAFRLLRKKITGRIKRAASKAVKQNWGGK, from the coding sequence TTGGTTGACGACGGCGGAATTGGTCGCATCAAACAGCGGCTGGCAATGATCCCGAAGAATGTCCGCGCCGCTATGGTGCCGGAGTTGATGAAGTCAGGCAACGACCTGGCGGTGACCGCTCGCATCCTTGCACCGCGGGACACAGGCGCCTTGCAAGAGAGCATCACGGTCACCCCGGGTGGATCAAGCACTCCGCCATATTCCAGGCCGGGCGGCCGCGTTACGGTACCTGAGCTTGCCGTGGCGGTGACGGCCGGAAACAAGGATGTTCGGTACGCGCACTTGGTGGAACACGGCACCCAGGAGGCGACAGCGCAGCCATTCTTCTGGCCCGCATTTCGTCTCCTCCGCAAGAAGATCACAGGCCGCATAAAGAGGGCTGCCAGCAAGGCAGTGAAACAGAATTGGGGCGGCAAATGA
- a CDS encoding head-tail connector protein, with protein MIVSLNELKQQLNLTPDLGTDDDALLERKIAAAQNQVERLLGFKIEERYGSTGQEEIPPALVEAVSQTAAHWYENREATLVGVSAQELPFGVWPIVNEYREYSFG; from the coding sequence ATGATCGTCAGTCTGAACGAGCTGAAACAGCAGCTGAACCTGACGCCGGATCTCGGAACGGACGACGATGCGCTGCTCGAACGCAAGATTGCGGCGGCTCAAAACCAAGTCGAGCGTCTTCTCGGTTTCAAGATTGAAGAGCGCTACGGCAGCACCGGCCAGGAGGAAATTCCGCCGGCGCTTGTCGAGGCAGTCAGCCAGACGGCCGCGCACTGGTACGAAAACCGCGAGGCGACGCTAGTCGGCGTCAGCGCTCAGGAACTGCCGTTCGGTGTGTGGCCTATCGTGAACGAATATCGGGAGTACAGTTTTGGTTGA
- a CDS encoding endonuclease produces MAAERKARFEKKRPAARDRGYDNEWRKQAKSFLAIPGNDLCECGAPAVLVRHVISIKKRPELRMSKTNWKPGCRRCNARDAADERRTNERNTS; encoded by the coding sequence ATGGCGGCGGAGCGCAAGGCTCGGTTCGAAAAGAAGCGACCCGCCGCCCGTGACCGCGGCTATGACAACGAATGGCGAAAGCAGGCCAAATCCTTCCTCGCTATTCCCGGAAACGATCTGTGTGAATGCGGCGCGCCGGCAGTGCTGGTCCGCCATGTGATCTCAATCAAGAAACGTCCTGAACTCAGGATGAGCAAGACCAACTGGAAGCCGGGCTGCCGGCGCTGCAATGCCCGTGACGCCGCCGACGAGCGACGCACCAACGAGAGGAATACATCATGA